In the Engystomops pustulosus chromosome 2, aEngPut4.maternal, whole genome shotgun sequence genome, one interval contains:
- the MYL6 gene encoding myosin light polypeptide 6 isoform X1, whose translation MAPVGNARTPLAVAERLLLAGRGQAAAGDVDTTRNRFPGRDRIHIPEEGRADNMSDFSEEQVADYREAFALFDRTGDGKILYNQCGDVMRALGQNPTNAEVLKVLGNPKSDELNSKTLGFDQFLPMMQTIAKNKDQGTSEDFVEGLRVFDKEGNGTVMGSEIRHVLVTLGEKMTEEEVEMLLNGQEDGNGCINYEELVRMVLNG comes from the exons ATGGCGCCAGTAGGTAACGCTAGAACACCCCTCGCCGTGGCTGAGCGGCTGCTGCTGGCGGGGCGTGGTCAGGCCGCGGCCGGTGACGTAGATACAACTAGAAATCGCTTCCCCGGCAGAGACCGCATTCACATTCCGGAAGAGGGACGAGCAGACAACATG AGTGACTTCTCCGAAGAACAGGTCGCCG ATTACAGAGAGGCTTTTGCCCTCTTTGATCGCACTGGAGATGGAAAGATCCTGTACAACCAGTGTGGAGATGTCATGCGCGCTCTTGGACAGAACCCTACAAACGCTGAGGTTCTCAAAGTCTTGGGAAACCCCAAGTCTGACG AGCTGAACAGCAAGACACTTGGCTTTGATCAGTTCCTACCTATGATGCAAACTATTGCCAAGAACAAGGACCAGGGGACATCAGAAGACTTTGTTGAGGGTCTGAGAGTATTCGATAAGGAAGGCAATGGCACCGTGATGGGGTCAGAGATCCGTCATGTTCTTGTCACACTAG GAGAAAAGATGACTGAAGAAGAGGTGGAAATGCTACTGAATGGCCAAGAAGATGGCAATGGATGCATTAATTATGAGG AACTTGTCCGGATGGTTCTGAACGGCTGA
- the MYL6 gene encoding myosin light polypeptide 6 isoform X2 translates to MAPVGNARTPLAVAERLLLAGRGQAAAGDVDTTRNRFPGRDRIHIPEEGRADNMSDFSEEQVADYREAFALFDRTGDGKILYNQCGDVMRALGQNPTNAEVLKVLGNPKSDELNSKTLGFDQFLPMMQTIAKNKDQGTSEDFVEGLRVFDKEGNGTVMGSEIRHVLVTLGEKMTEEEVEMLLNGQEDGNGCINYEDFVRHIMMC, encoded by the exons ATGGCGCCAGTAGGTAACGCTAGAACACCCCTCGCCGTGGCTGAGCGGCTGCTGCTGGCGGGGCGTGGTCAGGCCGCGGCCGGTGACGTAGATACAACTAGAAATCGCTTCCCCGGCAGAGACCGCATTCACATTCCGGAAGAGGGACGAGCAGACAACATG AGTGACTTCTCCGAAGAACAGGTCGCCG ATTACAGAGAGGCTTTTGCCCTCTTTGATCGCACTGGAGATGGAAAGATCCTGTACAACCAGTGTGGAGATGTCATGCGCGCTCTTGGACAGAACCCTACAAACGCTGAGGTTCTCAAAGTCTTGGGAAACCCCAAGTCTGACG AGCTGAACAGCAAGACACTTGGCTTTGATCAGTTCCTACCTATGATGCAAACTATTGCCAAGAACAAGGACCAGGGGACATCAGAAGACTTTGTTGAGGGTCTGAGAGTATTCGATAAGGAAGGCAATGGCACCGTGATGGGGTCAGAGATCCGTCATGTTCTTGTCACACTAG GAGAAAAGATGACTGAAGAAGAGGTGGAAATGCTACTGAATGGCCAAGAAGATGGCAATGGATGCATTAATTATGAGG ACTTTGTCAGGCACATCATGATGTGTTGA